A region from the Nostoc sp. HK-01 genome encodes:
- a CDS encoding polysaccharide biosynthesis protein, whose product MEKRKIIGNSLAILINRLAQSITTFILVASIGRFLGTFNLGQYTLAFTYYFLFMTLTSQGFKTLFTREISCNPHKIPEYLVNGTLLQFIFSIIGYVALVFTVFILPYSTDTSNVCYTLGLMIIPFSLSNITEAIFQAQEKMYYIPISTVPVYILRLIIIIWVLMNKYDLLFVSTILVISETLIMLIQWYFIKPFVEPIWHINWNFMWETFQASKTFIAIEGVAVLKGRMLVIILSLFSGEVTVGLFGALVQLLQPFEIIAHSLVVAVFPSMSKAVLVGKEKQRHLAEIVVEMLQCAGLPLIIGLLFIGGDILTLVYGNSSFAEASLAMNIVALGLVVTAFTRPLGYLLVANGFERINLIEVASTSVLTGLIGVPLISKYHLIGAAITSLIVQIATSTQYIYAVYTRLFSLRISRILVRPIIISILILIIFYILKILRFNIVTDICIATASYIFIVACIAAYSFGWLKVVWQKMFFYK is encoded by the coding sequence ATGGAAAAACGTAAAATCATAGGTAATTCTTTAGCAATATTAATCAACAGATTAGCTCAAAGTATTACAACATTTATATTAGTAGCTTCTATTGGGCGCTTCTTAGGAACATTTAATTTAGGTCAATATACACTTGCTTTTACATACTATTTTCTTTTTATGACCCTAACTTCTCAGGGGTTTAAGACTTTATTCACGAGGGAAATCTCATGTAATCCACATAAAATACCAGAATATTTAGTAAATGGAACTTTATTACAGTTTATTTTTAGCATTATAGGTTACGTAGCATTAGTATTCACTGTTTTTATCTTGCCATATAGTACTGATACATCTAATGTTTGCTACACCTTGGGTTTAATGATTATTCCTTTTTCCCTTTCTAATATTACTGAAGCTATATTTCAAGCCCAAGAAAAAATGTACTATATCCCTATTAGTACTGTTCCAGTTTATATCCTGAGATTAATCATAATTATCTGGGTACTAATGAACAAATATGACTTACTTTTTGTAAGTACTATTCTAGTTATTTCGGAAACATTAATTATGCTTATACAGTGGTATTTCATAAAACCATTTGTAGAACCTATATGGCATATTAATTGGAATTTTATGTGGGAAACTTTTCAAGCATCAAAAACATTTATAGCTATTGAAGGCGTAGCTGTTTTAAAAGGTAGAATGCTAGTAATTATTTTATCTTTATTCTCTGGCGAGGTTACAGTTGGGTTGTTTGGGGCCTTAGTTCAATTGTTACAGCCATTTGAAATTATTGCTCACAGTCTTGTAGTAGCTGTATTTCCTAGTATGTCAAAAGCTGTTTTAGTAGGAAAAGAAAAGCAGCGTCACCTAGCCGAAATTGTAGTTGAGATGTTGCAATGTGCCGGATTACCATTAATTATCGGTCTATTATTTATTGGGGGTGATATACTAACTTTAGTCTATGGTAACTCTAGTTTTGCTGAAGCATCTTTGGCAATGAACATAGTTGCTTTAGGATTAGTTGTAACTGCATTTACACGCCCATTAGGCTATTTGTTGGTTGCTAATGGTTTTGAGCGTATTAATCTTATTGAAGTTGCTAGCACTAGTGTATTAACTGGACTAATCGGTGTACCCTTGATATCAAAATATCATTTGATAGGAGCAGCAATAACTTCACTCATAGTTCAAATTGCTACCTCAACCCAATATATTTATGCAGTCTATACTCGTTTATTTAGTCTACGAATATCACGGATATTAGTTCGTCCAATTATTATTAGTATCTTGATATTAATAATTTTTTATATATTAAAAATACTTAGATTTAATATAGTAACAGACATTTGTATTGCTACAGCTTCTTACATTTTTATTGTTGCTTGTATAGCCGCTTATAGTTTTGGTTGGCTAAAAGTAGTTTGGCAGAAAATGTTTTTTTATAAATAG